The Triticum dicoccoides isolate Atlit2015 ecotype Zavitan chromosome 6A, WEW_v2.0, whole genome shotgun sequence genome has a window encoding:
- the LOC119314975 gene encoding uncharacterized protein LOC119314975: protein MATAAGSRPSGPVLSTPNCRSASPTRAKLARGDATHSPGKSVSGSSPSSTRSRQSCTCSSTKTNHPGSLRCSLHTARKQAALAGSSKPASPASIRRLGPKRMNSRQCARRALAPSPAAQQSQHLRRAGGLIPRTSRLSAMSTAGERPGDFISLVVEASVVFLGWLWKAIFYQRWGNLARAN from the coding sequence ATGGCGACGGCGGCTGGCAGTCGGCCCAGCGGGCCTGTGCTCTCGACACCCAACTGCCGCTCCGCCTCACCCACCCGCGCCAAGCTCGCCCGCGGCGACGCCACCCACTCGCCGGGCAAGTCCGTCAGCGGCTCGTCTCCGTCTTCCACCAGGAGCCGGCAGTCCTGCACGTGCTCCTCGACGAAGACGAACCACCCGGGCTCGCTCCGGTGCAGCCTCCACACGGCGCGCAAGCAGGCGGCCCTCGCCGGCAGCAGCAAGCCCGCCTCCCCGGCGTCCATCCGCCGTCTGGGCCCGAAGCGAATGAACAGCCGGCAGTGCGCCCGCAGGGCACTCGCGCCGTCCCCCGCGGCGCAGCAGTCTCAGCACCTGAGGCGCGCGGGCGGGTTAATCCCCAGGACGAGCAGGCTCTCCGCCATGTCCACGGCCGGCGAGCGTCCCGGCGACTTTATCAGCTTGGTTGTGGAAGCTAGTGTAGTTTTTCTTGGTTGGTTGTGGAAGGCGATATTTTATCAGAGGTGGGGGAACCTCGCCCGTGCAAATTAG
- the LOC119316297 gene encoding uncharacterized protein LOC119316297 yields the protein MATVAASRPSGPVLSPPNCRSASPTPVTAGDATHSPGKSVSGSSPSSTRSRRFCTCSPTNHPGSFRCSLHKARNQAAAAGSSKPTSPPSIRRLGPKRMNSRQCASRALAPSAAAQQSQHLRRAGGLIPRTSRLSTMSTAGERPGDKLYFISLVVEVSVDFLVWLWNLARGI from the coding sequence ATGGCGACGGTGGCTGCGAGTCGGCCCAGTGGGCCAGTGCTGTCGCCACCCAACTGCCGCTCCGCCTCACCCACCCCTGTCACCGCCGGCGACGCCACCCACTCGCCGGGCAAGTCCGTCAGCGGCTCGTCCCCGTCCTCCACCAGGAGCCGGCGCTTCTGCACGTGCTCCCCGACGAACCACCCGGGCTCGTTCCGGTGCAGCCTCCACAAAGCGCGCAACCAGGCAGCCGCCGCCGGCAGCAGCAAGCCCACCTCCCCGCCGTCCATCCGCCGTCTGGGCCCGAAGCGAATGAACAGCCGGCAGTGCGCCAGCAGGGCCCTCGCGCCGTCCGCCGCGGCGCAGCAGTCGCAGCACCTGAGGCGCGCGGGCGGGTTAATCCCCAGGACGAGCAGGCTCTCCACCATGTCCACGGCCGGCGAGCGTCCCGGCGACAAGCTGTACTTTATCAGTTTGGTCGTGGAAGTTAGCGTAGATTTTCTTGTTTGGTTGTGGAACCTCGCGCGGGGAATTTAA